The sequence CAACAAGATCCTGGATCCTGTTCGTGTCAGTCCAGCCTGAGTTGTTGGTTGAGTGGCAGTTGCTCTGGGTTTCCTTCGGGATGGCTGTACTGTTTTTAAGTAGCAtgcatgtacagtatgtgtgttaCATTCAGGGACGTCAGAGCCAGATCTCCTCGCTGCTTGTGCTGTTCACCTTATAGATGTAGCCCACCATCGGATATCTGGCAAAACCTGGAAACATTAGGGGGGAAAGAAAGAACGCTAATGTTCCTTGATACAAAAACTTGtgttaaagtattttaaaaagtggagaaaaaacTCAACAGGATCAGGAGTATTTCCCTGACCTCTGGCAGCATAGGCTAAAGATagatcttcctcctcctcttcctctttcttctcctctcccaCACTGTTCTGCTGGGCGGCCTCTCGGGCTACAAAAAGTGATACAGGAAAGATGGAGGATGCAGTAGTATGTAAGATGTTATCCTTTTTTTTGGTGGGGAAGCTGTGGtgagatttttaaaatcaaGTTAAAGTGTATTCACATTACAGTAACATTACAGTAACatttgggataggctccaggaAGTGGTTAGAAGGATGGATAGAAACTGATACAACTGTCACACCCAGCTAGATACTTGCTGTAGCTAACAGGCTAAACGGAATCAGAAATACAAGTAAAATGGCTAAAATGCTAAAACATTCCATTGAAGCTTACAAATTAACATACtatcaactatttatttaacctATTAAAAGCAGTCTGTAAAAACCCAACATGTAACAATGCATTTCTTGGAGGGGGCTGATGTGCTGCAGTACTTCCTAAACAATCACAGTGTATGCTAAGCTAAATTTATGTTAAGCTAAGCTAGGTTTAGCTACCACAcgacataaataataaataataaaataaaataatcaaaataactTGCCAAACCGAAAAATAACTTACAaagaattcaattaaatttgcatctctgtgtgtgtgcgcactctagataaaaacaaaacaaaaaaagttaagaCAGATAAGTCTAGGTAAAGATATTGATTCACTAACGTTTTTCTTGACCTTCTGTTTGCTTTACTGACAGATAAGCAGGTGATTGTTCTGGCGAAGAACCAGACTGACTGGAAACCCAGAGAAACAGGTTTCAATAGACACATCTCAGAAGTAAAGTCTGGTTGTAATCCTTTCTCTAACTGTGAGCAAAAAAGAGAACACATTTTACACCAAGATTGTCAGATAACGTTGTCCTGCTTCTTCCGTCAAAAGGTTTTTGCACCTGATTATCGGACACTCAAAGATATAAGTGAGTGATTTATTGTTAAACTGTTTGTACGGTCAGATTCTGTGCTGCGGTTAAACTGTGGTAAATGTACCTTTCTTTAAAGTGCTGAGGTCGTTGAGCTGCATGTTTGAAGGCAGGGACATGTTCTCTCTGGGGATGAGGGTCTTATCAGTTTTATCCGGCTTCAGATTGGCTGACTCGCTGTGTGGAAGATATCAAACTTGGATTAGAGATGGTATTGATCTGTAGGATGCACATAAAGTATTCTTAAGAGCAGAGAAATGCTTTCAGCAGTGTTTTCAGTCCGCTAATGCGCTGAGGTGGAAATTATTAAGGGAGATGTGAAATATGGATGTGCTGGAATACAGAGATGGTGTCGGTGTGGTGTCAATCAAACGTTGAAGATTTAGAAAGAATAATGGCAATGACTGCTGAGATTTCCACTTTATTTGTGCTGTAACATCACAAGTCTGCCCTCCTTGCTTACCTCTTCTTGGTCATCACAATCTCCACTGTATCCTCTGTAACATCAAACGGGGATGTGTGTTAGTCTGCTGAAGAATACCTTAAGAATACATGCTGCAATCAAATTTTCCAGCTTGTTTCTTcactgcatgcatgcacacttgAGTCTCACCAATAGACTTgctcttgtttttttgcatgAGGCAGAGAACTATCAGGCTGAGGATGAGCAGAGCCATAAAGGCCATGGCTCCTCCGGTCACGATTCCCAGCATGGGCACCTCCACACGAGACTGCAGGAACTCTGGAGACAGAAAGTGGAGAGTTTAAAGGAATAATTCcacatgttgggttttttttcactttttcttttagtgaTCTCATATTTGCATGGTAAACAGTAAACTAAGGCCAAGAGATGTGCTGTAGAGGTCCTGATGACTGTATTATCATCACATGTAGTTTCTGAAGTCATGGTAGATTTGTCTCACCTGCCAGTGTGAGGTTGCTTTGCGCCGTTCCCACGCTGTTGCTGGCATTCAGCGAGACATTTCCTGATAGACTGCTGAGCGTGACTCTCAGCGTGTGATTGGTCAGCCAGGGGTAGCTTCGTGAGTCCAGAATGAGGAAGTCAGAGGTATTGGCCACCAACTGGCCGGACTGGTCAACAAAGGTGATCGTGGCAGGTGGATTTGACCGCACCAAGGCGAAGAGGACCAGGGAGAGTCCGGGGTCTGAGGTTTCACTATAGTGGGCATTCACCCTGAGGATTTCTGGCTGGACtgagacacagagaaagagaaattcAGCATTTCGTCAAATGCATCAGGTGAAGACACATGGGCCCACATACTCACACTGTACATTGAGCGTGACCGTGGCGTTGTAGCTCTCGCCTGTCCTGGGGTTTGATGCGACACACACCAGTTCCCTGTCCCACTTTCTGGCCCTCAAAGAGAAGGTGCTGTTGTGATTGGACCCCGGTCTCATCACCTCAGAATCCTCTTGTGATGTCATGACTAGACGGCCACGGTTTGGCGATGGATCCCTCTGCTGCTCGCCGTTCAAATACCAGGTCAGCATGGGAGGGGCGTGGGGGTCCCAGCCATCTGAATGGCAGTTGAACCGGTGTGTCACATTCTCCTGCAGCGTCACACCTCCCCCGTGCCATCCGTCAATTTTAGGAATGGGCTCAATTGCACCTATAGGTACAAGAGTAGCACTAATATATTATggttcattcatccatccaaccatccatcctcGTCACATGACTCCATGTGAAAGAACTTTGCAGGCTGGTAGATTCAAACACAaaatcttcttgctgtgaggcaacagtgctaaccaccaatGATTGTGCTGCCGgtctactttatttatttatttatttattttcatcatcGTCATCTTGGTCTTTTGAAACCACGTGATCAAATATGATATCCCAGTTATagcttccatcttttatataaagTCTGTATATCAATGACACCTGTCAGCTATGACTAAACTGGAGTCAAGATCATAATTAGTACGACAGATATAATCAGGACTGAAGCTGCCATGTTTCTTACCTGTCCAGGACAGGGCCAGTGTGTGAAGGAACACGACGGCCGAGCCCGACGTCCACCttcccagacacacacactccataATGGCCCAACAGAGCActacacacactcgcacatcTACCTGCAGAGACAAGAAAtcacatatattttttaaatcaagaacTTGCTGCGCATTGTTATTAATGCGAAACATAATATGGTAGCACAGTGCTGAAAGATCATCCCAAATGAATCGCAACCTCCATCTATGCAGATCAGTTTGGTTCTACAAGAGCAAATGAGGCCAGTTCAAGAAAAGGCAGGGATATGGTTTTTGTGATGCAAATTCAACATTTGAATAAGGCAGATGTTCTCACTCATCAACTCCACTGTCACTGGAATCAAGCTGTTACATTGTTCACAGCTGGATTTCTCACACGTAGAACACAACACAGTTCGCACTTTCGGCTAGAGTGACAGAGTTCAGGAGGCAGGAGATATGATGCCCCCTCTAGTGCACAAATccacttttttacttttttacaccGGATCAGTCCAACCTCACCTGGACCGTGTACCAGTGAGCATAGGTTTATAGTTTAATATACTGTTGTTCTAAGCCTGACATTTTCATTCTCATGTGaatgagaataaataaatttatttttttaaaacagctttAAGGAAAAACTCCAGTAAATATGTATGAAAATTGTAGGTAGCCTTTTGTGCCTCTAGAGGGAGCTGTCAGAAGTCTGATTATTGCCTCCAGCAGTGTCTCTCCAGTCTGTGGCCCTGCTCCTTGTCTCTTCTTAAGACTAACAGCTCAAGGATTCAGTAGGACCTACAAGAATACCACCCAGCTCTTGATGGTCAAATTGCATTGTGGGTAAGGTGGGCAACATGTTGTGCAAAGCTTCACTGTAGgtttaatatatatgtatatataaagcAGTTGACGGGAAACTTTGAATGCAATGCAGTCTCTACACAGGCACTGACAGGCCCATCATTCTTTAGTATCTTGTCAAATATAGGGTATGTACCATGTACCCCATCACTACAATGCAAAACACTGACAGGCGGCTGGGATCAGTACACGCAATAGCAGAGAAGGAGGAATATCTAGTGTTTGCTTTCCTGCTGTATAGGTCATGTGATCTGTGGGAGAAACCTGGAGGAGAGCAGGAACTGAGGCAcctaagaaacacacacacaatccaacATGTATGAGGACAACCAAGAAAATTCTTAGCTGGGCTCATATATGCGCAAGATAGCATCGTACAGATGTTTGCAGCCAGGTGGAAGAGATGCTTTGCACTGACAAGCGTAGGAATCTGATCGCCAGCAAGATGCTATATATTACAGTGCAGgtctacacacatgcacacacacattatgcaCTCTCTTAGGCTGCATGCAGTGCAGCTGTGTGCGCTTAAATACACAGCAAAAGTCCTCTATAACACACAGTATTACCTCAGCCCTTTCTGCAGATGCTGCTGCGATTCAGCCTGCTGGAGCTCCATGGCAGCAGAGGAGGCGGAGAGGAAAGGATGGCGATGACAGCGGAGAGATGAGAGGCAGCCCTCCCTGACTCAGTTGCTTTCCCATCTGCGTGCACTCATACacttacacacatacacgcacacacacacacacacacacacacagggatctCTGCAGGATACGGCAACCTCCAGTAGCAGCTTTCACTAGCTGGCAAAGGCTGGCTGACGCAGGCAGTCACAGTGTCGCCACTcggaggagaggagagcagaAGGGAGGGGAGGGTGGGAGAATAGGAGAAAGAAGAATGATGTAGAGAGAGAAGCGTAGTAAGGAAGAAGAGAGCGGGCACAGAGTCATGagggaagaaagagaaagtgaTGGTATGGGGGAGGAGACAAGGATGCAGCGTCGAGTAAAGCCAGAAAACTGTCAGTTCCTAGGGATTAACACATCATTTCCTGTCATCCATCACCCAGTTCCATCATTAGGCATGTTAAAGTGAACCCATGTtctacaaacacagacacatgacAAGTCAGCGCTCGGATACCACCGACTGAAAAGCCTCTGCAGTGCAGCTGCACAGATCAGAGCAGCAGCATGCAGAGCACTGCAGCCAGAAGGCAGACAAAAGAAACAAGCTCATACAGTAGGGGGCTATGTTTCCATTGTGTCATCAACCTGTGACTTATAATGAGAACTTATTCATCTTAAGGGTACAGCAGCCTAATTCTCAGTAAAGAAGTCACTGATTTAATTGTGCAGCTGTTATTCATTCAGTGGAAACGCCTCTCTGTGTGCTCTTTTCTCCAGTTCAGTCATCTGTGTGATTGCATAGTAGAGGGTTAGGAAACATTTAGAGGTTAGGAAACATTTAGAGTTTAGGActatcgtggctcaagagttgggtgtttgtcttgtaatcagaaggttccCGGCTCGGACAgcctcggtcattgtgtccttggccaagacgcttcacctaccgcctactggtgatggccagaggggccgatggcgcaatatggcagcctcgcttctgtcagtctgccccagggcagctgtggctacaactttagcttgcttccaccagtgtgtgaatgtgaatgaatagtggtattgtaaagggGTTTGGGGGGtcctgaaaagcgctatataaatgcaatccattattattattagtaatatAAACAGAACGTTTCAGTGTGTACAGACAGCTGTGTAAACCGTGTCAACACACTTCTACACTCACCCAGCTGACAAGACTGCTTAGTGAAACGCACCATTCACCTGGACGCCATTAATAAAAGGAATGTGCTCGGTTACTTCACAAGCATAATCAAACAGACACACCTACAACAAGTCTGATCTGCATTACCTGTCAAAGTGACGATTTTTGCGCTTTGTCTTATGTATTTGCTTCTCTCTTGAAACCTGtaggtttctgtttatttccaGGCTGCAGTGATATGACATCATTAGCAATTTCCAAGACTTCAAATGAGCCGTTGTCAAACTGAAGGCAGGATGTCTTATTGCACATATTTCAGTATTGGAATAACTTGAAGATCTTATAGTGTCATCACTCAAATATCTAATCCTGTTTGCTTTAGTTATTATTCAGGTAATTAGTTCTTGAGCTGACAATTTGATTGGCATTCTCGTTTGGTAAACTGGCATTTGATGTAGTCCGTAAAGAcagctgtttaaaaataaatgctgaGGACTTACAAGTCAGTTCCATGGACTTCTGCAAGATTCCATCCAACCATTGATTCTCTGACGCTTATCTAGGTTTGGATCATGGGGGTAGAAGTCTGAGCAGAGAAGCCCACACTTTCCTCACCCCAGCCATCTCATCCAGCTGGAATAACAAGCCAAGCCAgttgagagatataatctctccagtccTGGGTCTGGGGCCTCCTCTCAGTAAGATATGCCCAGAATGCCTCACCTAGGAGGCATCCATGAGATATATTAGTGGAGTTCGATGTGGAAGAACATCAACTCTATTCTGAGTCCCTCTTGAATGACTCTAAGCTGAAACCCCGGCCACTCTTCGAAGGAAAttaatttctgctgcttgtatctgcAAACTCACCCAGAGCTCATGACCATAGGTGATGACAGGAACGTAGACCGACTGGTAttttgacagttttgtttttatgctcaGCTCTCGTTTCAATATAACATATCAGTTCAGCATCCACATTATTGCGGACGCCGCCCCTATCAGTCTGTCAAAGcaactccccccccccattaTACCCTGAGGGACCTAGTCAAATAACTTGTCCAGGTCCAcagaaacacatgtagactTGCTGGACAAACTCCCACACACCCTCAAATAttcttgagaggataaagaacTGGTCCGGTATTCCAAGACCAACCCAGGGGCCCTGCCACTGTGCAGTAACCACATCAGTGATGGGTGAGTCATCCCCTTcctccccagactctgctttaATGATAGAAGGCGTGACTATAGGATTGAGGAGGTCCTCAAAGTGTTCTTTCCACCACTTGACTAAATCCTCAGTTGAGGTCAGCAGCATCCCACCACTctaaatagtgtgtgtgtggaataCCAGTTTCAATTGAGGTCAATCAAAAGTCTTGTTCCACGGTCTCACTGAAATCCCTTCAACAACTGACAAAACTGACAGAAATTTGGAACTAGCAGATCTCTTAATAGGGTTGAGTAGCTTTTGCAATTAAGGCCTTGGTAAGGGAGGAGACCAAGAACCCCATCGTCCCTTTGACACAGCTTCAGCCCTCAGCAGCCCAAAGACACAGTGGTGAAGATGGCTGTCTCAGTTACACTTAATCAGCTGCATATGGAGGAGTAGGCCTCTCTTGGATAAAAATAGACAGTCTACTTTGTGCTAGAGCCAAACTGCACTGCTCTGCTAATGCCCTCCCTACAGTGAAGCACAATGGCGGCATCAAGCTGTGAGGAGTAACAGGGATGTCCTTGAGGAACAAGAACTATGTAGTGCATGAAAAATATTAGTAGGAAGAAACTGAGTGTGCAGCCTACACTAGAGTGTCTTCAAACCTTGTCTGGTCATGTCAACGTTTGGCCAAATCACTCTTGACCCTACAGTCACGATGTTGTAATTCGGGCACAAGAAATTTCACTTGATTCACAAGTTTCGTGCGAGCAGGTACAACAAAGACACACTGGTCaacctttttaaattatttctttatttatatatatttatttattcatctcaGTTTGGTTGATATTCTTTTTAATCATTGTTGTTGCACTTTAGTATTTTTGTactcaacaaaaaagaaaaataaaaacaacaaaaaagtagacaaaaaaagaaccaatagaaaacaaaatgaacctAAGAAACAGGAGTGGAGCAGAGAGCTGGCTTGCTGGGATGGAGAGAGAAGATGGAAGTCAGGGATGGAAGAGTTGatacacaaattaaaataaaacaaaaaagaggaaagatcATTCTGATCAGGCAGATGTGTGCGATTCAGCTCAGTGCTGTGCTTTCCATTCCAGTGTGCTCCCCCTCGACCTTTACATACAGCTCTGGAACTGGACACAACGCAAACAACAAGAGGAACTTCTGGAGTTGCGTCTCTTGTCCAGCCAATGGGACGAGAGATGCATCTTCCATCCCCATTATTTCCCTTTTCCATACTCAATCCTTTCCCCTTCAGTTCTTGATTTTGGCTTGGTGTaaacaatgaggaaaaaaacaaaaataacaggaGGTCAGATCTGAAAGAGGAACGACTGAGATCTGGAGGAAACTCTCGAGTTAGATTGGAAGGTTGTCTTCTGTCCAATTAAAACACGGTTTGGAAGGAACAGCATGCACATCAGCTTCCCTGTTCACATCTGTGTGTACACTTTGTTTTAGAGATACAACTGCTAAGAAGGAACCGCGGGCCTGAATAAAAGCGAATGTCAGTAAACAGAAAGTGACATGCTGCAAATGGAAAGCGCAAGCGCTGCATGACACCACCTACAGTTCTCGGGCGTATATAGCGTACAATATGGAGACCAGCGCAGCAATGTTCTGCGGCGTCTCCCTTGTACAAGCACACAAGTGGAGCTCGATTGTTTTGCGCCGCAGTCCACTTGCTGGCCCAATATTGAGTATTGATTTATGAGAGGATAGATACAGAACAAaccaaatttgaaaaacaaagaggaagaaaagggaGGTGCAGTCCTCTGCTGTGGTCCCCAGTGTGCTGCAGGGCACGCACCTTGGGAGACTAGCGTAAAGGTGGGCGTACCCTCCCAGCTCAGCTCTGACCacacctttccttttttttggagAATCCAAATAATTCATTCCTATGGTTACCTCCTTATACATTTTCCCTTTTACAGTTCGGAGGGATGTCCAGGTGTATCCAAACTGTTCATGCAGCCATCACCTCCACCCGGGGTTAGAgtgaaacaaaatcacaaatgaatCCAAAAGAGGGGAACGTGTGGGGGGTGAGCCGCAGCTGCAGTGTCCTCCTTGGTGGTAACATTGTTAGCCTGGGAGGAGGGGGCCAAGTCTGTAAGGCGCCGTCTGATCAGAAGCCGACATAGTAAAAGATGGCGGGGAGGATCACAGCAGACTGGTAGGTAGGGCAGCAAGAGGGAGAAATAGAAGTGGGTTTGTCCGTGACCACACTtgtgatgtttcttttttggaTGATATGTCAGCTATTTTACAAGATATTCcctcatttttttgtcttttttgtagtttgttttgtttttcctttaagaGCATCAAGTCAAGTAGCACCCGAACCAACCCAGACAAAAGCCCGAAAGCCTGACCCTGTAAAGCCTGCCACAACTAGCCCGTTAACAGAAAACAGGCCCCCCAACATCAACGAGAATGACAGTCACAACAACATCGATTGAAATGATActttaaaaagcaacacaaaataATTACTCTCCTCTTATTCAAGTGTCTCGATATCAtaataacattaaaacaaataagaacAATCGCTTTTTTTAACGACGCAGGAAGAGCACCgtctctcttctctctgtccTCTTTTGGCTAGAAATCTCAAGATTcataaaacaagaagaaaacattttttctcaagacatcaaaaaaaaaatacaaatacaaatgataAACAATACcaatatactttttaaaaaaagaagaaaaataaagcctCCCCAACatcatctaaaaacaaaaacagaacaaactaaAGTTTAGATACAGAAATTTGCAATAGCGTTCTATACATGGCATCACTGTACAAGGAAAGGAGCAAAATGTCTGGTAAAACTACCCACAATGCAATACACTGTCACTGAcgtggggggaggagggggggggaacACAAAGTGGGGAAAGTTTAGAGGTTGGAGGGGATTGGGAGGCTGGATTGAAAACCAAGCTGACAGTATGGCAGAGAGCGAGGAACCGCGATGAAGGGTGGAAGCTGACGGAGGAAAGCTGGAACCGAAAGTGCTGAATTACTTAAGTCAAAGAACAAAGTTTGTATTCCTTGTAACACAGAACCGTttcctttaataataataataataataataataataatgataacaatcATCATAGTAAAACTTCTTTTACAGAAAAACAGTAATAAcaataagagtaacaatatcGAACATAATGCCAACGTGGACATTAGCtgtaaaaatgaattttaaaataaaataaaatttaaaaaaagaaacaaaaagtaaaacaatagAAGAAATGAAgccagaaaaataacaaaacaattaGAGCTGGTTTGTCCTGTGCGATGTCACTGAGCTCCATCTTTGGATAGAGCGCTTTTGTTGCCCATTTGGGAGCCTGACCCAAAACGCCCGCCGCCTGGCCGGGTGAGGGGGCGGCCACCGCTGAGGTTTCAGCCCGCTCTGGAATGATCTGCTGCAGGACAGCAGgaggagaggggagaggggaggaGCAGACTGAAATTCATAGACACCCTCGGCTCACCCCtctcattcattcacacacacaaacacacacacacgcagtcgCACCTAATGTGAATACTTTGGGTTTGTGGCAGCAGTGTGGACGTTTCTTTGTGTCGCTGAACTCGACGTTCTTGCAAGTATTACTGTATCGATGCATCGGCCAGTGAGGCACATAATGAAGTATGCCGACAGAGAAAAGGGGAGGTTTGGGTCAGGCGGCTACAAGGTGGGTGTGGGGTGAGCTGGGCGGGCCAGATTTGTAGATAGGGGGGAAGAGGGGAAAGGCGGGTGGGGTCGAGATGAAAAAGGGAAAAGCGGAGCCCCAGTCTACCCACGGCGGGAGCTGCGAAGAGGAGACGACCTGCGGGAATGAATGCTGGATGTCTGTGCAGAAAATGCTGGCACTTTGACCTTTGAACCCCGAGGCTCCACCTGAGACCCTCACCCCTCTAATGTCTACACCCACCCACCACATACACCCACACCCTCTCTCGCGCAAACTGCCCTCCCAGGGGACAGAtggagacagacagatggacacAGAAGCACCCCTGCTTGGGCAGACGACGATGGTTTGGCGTGATGCTGCACAACTCAAGTCAACACAACTCAGGATGGCTGATATGGACCGATGGACACAGGATACACCGCTTCCTGCAGGAAGACAGagggaaacaagaaacaatGTCCTCAATCATTTTGCTGCTGATATACCAAAATCTACATCAGTTGTTATCAAGTATTTAAGATTAAAGAAGTGATGTTTGAGGCTTCACACAGACTTTAAGGTTGACTTCACATTCACTGTGTGTACCTGTGCTAGACCCCAGCCTGCTCCATGCTGTACTGCAGGTCAGGGGGCTTGTAGCTAAGGAGCATGTCACTGGTGCAGGAGGAGGGATAGCAGGCTGCCGCATGGAGCTCCCCTTCAACGTCGCACACTGCATGGGAAACACAAATCTTTAACTGATGAGGAAACAGAGAATACTGTTTTTGGGGTAACTACAGGTCTCATACTGACCCGATTCTTCCCGCTGGTGTAGCTGCTGGCTTCCTGTCAGCGATGTCTGGCTGAGAATGTCCGACATGCGAGCGGAGCTTAGCGCCTTCCCAGCCAGCAAGCTCATCCCAGACATGGGGTCTGCCTGATCCTGGAACAGGAAGCAAACGACAGTTTAGAGGCAGGAAAAATGAATCGTGTTTAATAAACGGCTTCTAGCGGAAACAGTGAGTCAGAATTTGGATGTTGTGAGCATCCTTGCAGTGTGTTG comes from Astatotilapia calliptera chromosome 14, fAstCal1.2, whole genome shotgun sequence and encodes:
- the tmem25 gene encoding transmembrane protein 25, which encodes MECVCLGRWTSGSAVVFLHTLALSWTGAIEPIPKIDGWHGGGVTLQENVTHRFNCHSDGWDPHAPPMLTWYLNGEQQRDPSPNRGRLVMTSQEDSEVMRPGSNHNSTFSLRARKWDRELVCVASNPRTGESYNATVTLNVQFQPEILRVNAHYSETSDPGLSLVLFALVRSNPPATITFVDQSGQLVANTSDFLILDSRSYPWLTNHTLRVTLSSLSGNVSLNASNSVGTAQSNLTLAEFLQSRVEVPMLGIVTGGAMAFMALLILSLIVLCLMQKNKSKSIEDTVEIVMTKKSESANLKPDKTDKTLIPRENMSLPSNMQLNDLSTLKKAREAAQQNSVGEEKKEEEEEEDLSLAYAARGFARYPMVGYIYKVNSTSSEEIWL